One Bythopirellula goksoeyrii genomic window, CGTCTTCAGCAATTCGATCACCGGCACCAGCAAGGAGATGGCCAGCGAAAAGAAATTGCAGAACGACTGGCTGAGGACTACGGCCTCGATATTGCCATGCTGGCAGTCACCGAGCCCCCCGTGGAAATCTCGGATCGTGCTGCAGTCGAAGCGGAGATTCGCACCTTGCGTGAACAGCTCTCGGGCGTTGGTCCAGTCAATCTTGAGGCACTCAGCGAGCTAGAGGCCATTGAGGAACGCCACGCCTCTTTGGCGAAACAATACCAGGACCTTCGTTTGGCCAAAACTCGGCTGGAGCAGTTGGTTCTCAACATCAATGCGGAAAGCCGCGACATTTTTGTGCAGACCTTGGAACTGGTGCGGGGACACTTCCAAGAACTCTATCGAAGTCTGTTTGGTGGAGGCGAAGCGGACATTATCATCGAAGAGAGTGAGACTGAAGACGTACTCGAATGCGGCATCGAGATCGTCGCTCGTCCCCCTGGAAAACAACCACGTAGCATGTCGCTCTTATCAGGTGGTGAACGGACCATGACCTGCGTGGCTCTCCTGCTAGCAATTTTCCGCAGTCGCCCAACTCCCTTCTGTGTGCTCGATGAAGTGGATGCAGCACTTGATGAAGCAAACATCGACCGCTTCGTGGATGTATTGCGTGAATTCATGTCGTCCACCCAATTCATCGTCATTACCCACAGCAAACGCACCATGTCCTGCTCCGACACCCTCTACGGCATTACCATGCAGGAATCAGGCATCTCGAAACACGTTTCCGTGAGATTCGAGGATGTCAGTGCTGATGGGCAGATTCGCCAATCGGGGCAAGCGGCTTGATCGGGCAGCTATCTGCCTGTAGGCCGGAACGAGCGGTAGCGCTGTTCCGGCATTGCCAATGAATCGACGCGACATCGCGTATTCCTACTTCATGCCGGAACTGCGCACGGCTTGTTCCGGCCTACTGAATGTCGCCGCAGGGCCAGTACCCATCCCGTGGGGTGGCCTTTTCAGGCACGATCAAGAGAATCCTCATCTTGAATCCAGCCGTCATAAACGGCCTTCTCTGTGCGAATAGGGAAACTCTCTAAAGTCAGACCCCCTTTTGAATCGAAACTAACCTTCGGAAGGATTGTTTTGGTTGCCTGCCGACTGGGAGTCAACCAAAGCGATCCACGCAGGGGGGAGCCTGCCAAGTATTGGGATAAACGTTGCCACGCCTGTGGTAGCGCCCACCCACCACGCTAGCGGTACGCTCTCTCTCGCGACACCATATTGACCGATCCTTCGGGAATCGGGCATAGGAATCGGTGTTTTTGTAGGAATTGGAAGGATTGTTCACTACGGTCTCCAATTTAACGAATTTCACCAATCTTCCTATGCTTGCATTGCCGATGGAAGAATACATGACGGAGAGGATCAGAAGGACCTGAGCCAACCCACCATGAAAATTTTGTATTCCGACCCAAGTGTGCGAAATCAGAATACCGTACTGGCACCCCAGGGAAGCCCACGCCAGTCTGATGCACAAAGAGGAATACACGGCTAGAGGGTAAGTGCCCCTAGTGCGACCAGCGAAACGCAAGACATTATTGGAGTACCCGTGATGAAGGTCTTTACAACTGGTCAGGTCGCCAAGATCTGCAAAGTGGCCCCGCGCACGGTCAGCAAATGGTTTGACTCAGGGCGTTTGAAGGGCTATCGAATTCCCGGTTCCCAGGACCGGCGGATTCCTCGCGAATATCTAATCCGTTTCCTCAAAGAGCATGGTATGCCTTTGGGCGATTTGGAAGATGAAGCGATGGCCAAAGTCCTGATCGTTGCCCAGGACCAGGTGCTGATCGAAAACCTGAAACGTGAACTACCTGCCGAAAAGGCATTCCGCACCTCTACCGCCGCGAGCGGTTTCGAGGCCGGCATCCAAGCCGAGAGCTTCCACCCTGATTGCATCATCGTCGATTTTTCAATCGGTCAAGTCGAAGCCCTGCAAATCTGCCAGAACCTGCGTCGTAGCAGTGACTTTGCAGAAACCATTTTGATCGCCCTGCTGCCAGACGATGGCACCACGGCAAGCTTCGATCGCTCCAGCATCAACGAGACGTTCAAGAAGCCTTTCGACGCCGCCCTGTTGGCCGAAAGACTGCGGACCCTGATCGGTGCGAAGAAAGAGTTGGTCTAAGATACCACAACCTGCCGGGAATAAAGTTTCGCTGGTGGTTTACTATAGAATTAGGGGCTGTTGAATGATTCAACTGCCGGGTGGCTGGGTTCTCCCGAACTGTCACCCCTACCCCGCTCAAGAAACCTCGCTGTCAGAAATGGCAGCGAGGTTTTTTCATGCGCCAAGCCCGAGGACCACGTCCTCGGGGAATTCGCCCGGAGGCAGGTGTGCCTCCGGCTAGTAGGGGACAGCTTGTCAACTATCGGGTAGAATGAGGGCATGAGTAGTTCTGCCAACATTCCGATGAAACTCATCGAAGTACGAACAGACACCGAAGCTGCAATTATCGTTGCGGCACTTGAACGCGAAGGCATTGAAGCGCATATCTCAGGAGAATATACGTCTGGTTTTCGCGCTGAAGCACCAGGTTGGCCAACTATTGTGGTTCGAAATACAGACTTCGAACATTCCCAAGAACTGTTGACAAAAATAAAATTGCCAAGTGATTCTACCAGTAATGTTTCCGCTGAAAATGAGGACTCTCACTTAAATGGGCTTTGGACTGGCCTTGAAATTATCGCTTTCATTGGAACCCTTGGCGGGATTATTTACGCACTCATTAGTTCAATTTGAATAGCTAATATGCCTGATCTTACCCATTTCGACGAACAAGGCGCCAGCCGCATGGTCGACATCGGCGAAAAGCCGGTCACACATCGCATGGCCAGGGCGAGTGGCATTGTGCGGATGCAGGCTGCCACGCGGCGATTGATTCTGGATCGCCAACTTGCCAAGGGGGACGTGCTGGAAGTTGCCCGATTGGCGGGGATCATGGCGGCGAAGAGGACAGGCGATTTGATTCCCTTGTGCCACCCACTGCCACTTGATGCGGTGAGCATCGCTTTCTCTGAGGTCGGCGAGGATGCTCTGCGGATTGAGGCTACGGTGGAAGTAACCGCCAAGACGGGGGTCGAGATGGAAGCCCTCATGGCCGTTTCCGTCGCGGCGCTGACCGTCTACGACATGTGCAAGAGTGTGGACCGAGCGATGCGGGTCGAGTGTGTCCAGCTTGAAGAAAAAAGCGGCGGTCGGAGCGGGCACTTTGTGCGTGAATGACACTGCGACTCGTTGAATCGCGGCTATAGCCGTGCGGCAATGCATCACACGGCGGCGATCTGTTCGGAGACTTCTTCTGCATCTGCGTCTCCTTCGATGTTCACAAATCGACACTCGCACAGACTGCGAAACCAGGTTCCTTGACGTTTGGCAAAGCGGCGCGTGCGGGCCTTGATCTTTGCAACCATCGAATCATAGTCGTCATCGGCAAGATAATCGATCACCTCGCGATACCCGACTGCTTGACTCGCGGTGCGACCGAGGGTTTTTCCCTCGGAAGTCAGTCGCTTCACTTCATCGATTAAGCCGCGTTCGAGCATCTGCTCTACTCTCTCATTTATCCGTTCATGTTGTTCTTCGCGAGAGCGGCGCAGTACAAACACCCGGCACTCGTCTGCTGGAGTACCTTCGTCAAAGTGTGACTGCTGATGGCTGATAGGTTCGCCAGTGGCGCGGAATACCTCCAATGCACGAATCAATCGCCGCGTATCGTGTGGATGAATCTGCGAAGCGGCCAGCGGATCGAGTTGCTCCAGTCGCTGGTGCAACACCTCGTTACCAACTTCTTCGACTTCCGCGGCAATTTGCTCGCGCACTTTCCAGTCGGCAGGGGGCCCCGACGACAACCCCCGCAGGAGCGCTTTTAGATAGAGCGGCGTCCCGCCGACAAAGAGTACTTCATGGCCCCGAGATCTGATCTCGGCAACGGCTTCCTGTGCCAATTCCAGATAGCGCTCGATACTGAATTCCTCGCTCGGATCGACAACATCGATTAGGTGATGCAATACTTGGGCCTGTTCCTCAGGGGTAGGCTTGGCCGTGCCGATGTCCATTCCACGATAGACGGCCATCGAGTCGAGCGAGATGATTTCGGCCCCGATTCTACGGGCTAGCGAAAGTGCGACCTGGGTTTTTCCCACGGCGGTAGCACCACTGAGAAACCAACAATCGACGATCGGTTGTGCTTCGTTCACGAGATTTGAGTTAGTAATGGGTCGATGCAGGGTGCTTACGCACCCTGCCCGCCTTGGTTAAGATGGAGGCTTCATTTTGCACGAAAAACTCTATTGTGATGCGTGATGACCTTAAGGGGAACCCGCACACTCCGTTAATGCCATGTCTCACGAAACACGTCCACTCAACCGTCTGGAACAAACGATTCTAGCGCGCAAAGATGCTCCCAGCGAGAAATCCTACACTACCCAACTGCTTGAAGGGGGCATTGAGAAAATCGGTGGCAAAATCATCGAGGAAGCCGCCGAGGTGGTCGAAGCGGCAGGAGAGCCTGGAGAAGAAGGCTGCCAGCACACTATTCGGGAGGCAGGAGACCTGCTTTATCACCTGCTCGTCTTGATGGCCTGCCGTGGGGTGAGCCTTGCAGAGGTCGAAGCCGAACTTGCTCGGCGAGAGGGTGTCTCCGGATTAGAAGAAAAGGCTTCGCGAAAATCATAAGGTAAGAAATGTCTCTCGCAGAGACACAGAGCACACAGAGACTTAGGCATTCCACAATCTCTGCGGCCTCTGCGTCTCTGCGAGAACAAATTATTGAAGAGCTGATATGACTGAAAACTTGCGCATTGGTGTTCCCAGCAAAGGCCGGTTGGCCGATATTTCTACGGCATTATTGCTCGAAGCGGGACTACGTTTTCGCCGCCAAGATCGGAGCCTCTTTGCTCGCGTGAAGGAGATGCCGATCGACATCACTTTTCTTCGCACTGACGACATCCCTGTGTTATGCGCCGAAGGAGCGATTGATCTTGGCATCACCGGGGCCGACTTGGTAGCAGAGAGTGGCGTCGAGCTGGTCGAGCGACTCAATCTGGGCGTTGGCAATTGTCGACTGGCAGTTTGTGTCCCGACTGATGGAGGGATCGATTCTCCCAAGAAGCTCGCAGGCAAACGAATCGCTTCCAGTTTTCCCAACGTGACTCAATCGTATTTGGCAAAGCATGGTGTGAGCGCACACACGGTAAAGCTCACCGGCTCGGTCGAGGTGATGATCGCGTTAGGTATAGCGGACGCAATTGTCGACTTGGTTGAGACAGGCAGTACCTTGGCTGCCAATCGTCTGCGAATCTTGGATGAGATCGGCACCTATGAGACGGTATTGATTCAGAATCCTAACACGAATCACGAGGCCTTGTGCGACCGGGTTGTGCGTCGACTTGAAGGAGTAGTCATTGCGAGAGCTTATTCGCTTTTGGAATACAATGTCCCCGCTGCACAACTCACCGATGCCGAACGCATTACGCCCGGCTACAATTCGCCTACTGTCAATCAGCTTGAAGACAAAAGCTGGTACAGTGTGCGAGCGATGGTCAAGCGAGGCGAAGTAATCGGCATCATGGAGCAGCTAGAAACGCTTGGCGCGACCGCGATTTTGGAAACTTCGATCGCCAATTGCCGCCTCTAAGATTTAGACGCTTGCAGCTTAGCGCTGGAAACCGCTAAGCCGCAAATGGCTAATTTCTGCTTGAATATCCAGTGATTCTCATGGATACTGGGGTTTCACACTTGCTTTTCAACCAGCTGACCATGGTGAGAACCCTATGGCCAATTCTCCTCGACATCGTTTCTGGCACTCAGGCATATTGGTTCATGGCAGCTATGTTTTTGCTTGTCTAAGTGCTTTCATATTTGCAACCAGTTCGACGGCTGCCGAATATGAATCCCGTATCTGGTCGGACAAGAGTGGCAAACACGAAATCAAGGCGAAGTTTATCGATTTGGTTGACGGTCAAGTCCGACTGGAGCGCCCCAACGGCGATGTCAGCCGTATCCCGCTGGAGAAGCTCAGCGTAGCTGATCAAGACTATGTGAAGAACGGTGCCAAATCTGCTCAACCACATGAGCCCGCAGCGCCTGCTCCCCAGGGTTTGCAGGTTGGGGATCGCGTCGAGGCCCAGCACTTTGGCAAATGGAAACTGGGGGTCGTTACGGAGATTGACTACAAGTGGGATGACGTTGAAGTACGCATCGATGGCGACGACGATATGGATTGGACCAAGGACCTCGACGAGCTGCGCTACCCCGGTACGACTCAGCAGCCGTTCCTGGTCAAACCAGCCTCCCCCGCCAGCTCTCTCAAGACTGTCCGCCCGGATTACGATGATATGGCGAGGCTGATTGCCGATGGCACTCCCGCCGACAAAATCCAAGCCGACCCGCACTCTGATGCCGGCTCTGCTTGGAAACCCCGCGCTGTGCGACTTAGCGGCAAGAGTGACTTTTTCGAAAAGCCAGCCGATTTTGTCGTTACTGCATCTGCCGAACCATTGGCGCTTATTCTGCATGGAAATCATCATGGAGAGGCGTTGCCTCGAGTTGAAATTGTCGACCTCAGTTCCCGCAAAGTGGTTGCCTCTGGGCCGGCTCCTCCTGGCACGAGCAAACTGGTACTTTCTCCCTCAGGAACTACGATTGCGACCGCTCAGTCGGATCTTCATGGCGATGACTCTTCGGGACAAGTTGACATCTGGAAGTTGGCTGACAAAAAGATCAGCCACTTGGTGAGTTTTGTGCCTTACGTGATGAATACCTGGCCGAATCTCGATCCCGAATGGTTCGCGTGGCTCGACGACAAGCGCTTGTTTACCGTGAACTCAGAGGGCCAACTGTTGTTGTGGAATGCCTCCGACGCGAAGGCGAATTACGAACTGATGCTCGATCGAGGTGTTAAGCCGTTGCTGACTGCCGGAAGAAGACATTTGGTGGTCCCTACCTCCGCAGGAGTACAGTTTTATGATGCCGATTCGGGCGACTTGCTTGCAGTCGTCGGCTCAGGGAATTTTCGAAATGCGACTCTGGCGTTTTCTCCCTCAGGACGCCAGTTGGCGATCGCGTCTAATGAGTTTATCGACGTGTTCGACATAACAACCGGTGAAACGACACGTTCGTTTCCCTGCCGCGGTCTCGGCTTTCGAGATGAATTGACATGGGTCGATGAAGACTACCTCTTTTCAGCAGGCGGACTGCTGATCAATGTCCCCTTGCGTATCATCGCTTGGAAATTCGACATCCGAAATCAGCTGGTAAAATCTTTTGCTGGCACACATTGGATGCTATTGGACAACCATGCCAAGAAGACACAGGCTCTGGTACCTTTCGAACTGCCTCCACCAGAAGCTCTCGAAGCTGTGAAGGATCTCAGTGATGAAGACCTGTTGGTCGTCAAACCCGGCGACTCCATCAGCATCGATGTACAGATTCCAGAAGACAACTTATTGGCGCAAGATGTTCAACAATCACTCGAAGAGGCACTGGCAGACGCGAACATGAAGTTGGTTGACGATTCGCCACTTAAACTCGTGGCAAGGACTAAGACAGGTGAGACGCAAAAAATCCGCTATCGTGGGTTTCACGATCATTTCGGCAAGGGAGAACTTATCGATGTGGTCAATCGCATCTACGAAATGGAACTACTGCTCAACGGTGCGGTCATCTGGAAACGTGAATCTGTGCATTCGGCGCCTTATCACTTGCAATTGCAAGAAGGGGAAAGCACCCGCACGGCAATCGACCGTGTGATGAAGCCGAGCGGAGCGAATTTCAAGGGGCGACTTCCTTCGTTCGTTGTACGGCCTGAGTATATGGAGCCCCTGGGAAAGAGCAACTTGTCGCTAGGGTTTTGAGACTGTCAGATAGAATTCGCCTCGGTTTTTCGGCAAGATCATGCAATCCCGGGCGAATACCCTGCTGCAGACGCCCAAAATAGGCATCTCGATTTTGCCGGAATAATCGGCACGTCCCTCTCTGAGACGAGAACTTGAGGTACAATTTCGGGATGATTGGCTGATGTGAGAAGCTGTCTGCTGCCCGCCAGAAGAAATTGCTGGCCGGGACTGACGACTAAATGCTCACAGCTTGACGACGGAATATCCATCATCACATTAACCGCCGGAGGAACAATATGCTTGACATACTATTTCTGATTGCAGCAATCATTGGCGGCACCGTAATGATTTGCCAGTTCCTGCTCACGCTGATGGGAATGGGCGATGACGGCGGAGACATCGGTGATGGAGATTTTTCCGGCGATGCAGATGTAGCTGGCGACTTTGATCTCGACGGCAATATGCCCACCGATCACGACACGCCCTTGGGGCACGCAGCCGACGCGGACTACCAACATCCGGACAGCACTTGGCTATTCGGCGTGTTGTCATTTCGTACCTTGATCGCCGCCGCGGCATTCTTTGGCATTTCCGGCAAGGCCGCGCTCAGTGCGGGGATTTCTGAACCCATGTCATTGATGATAGGGATCGTGGTTGGCTTGGCGGCCATGTATGGCATGTATTGGATAATGAAGGCGATGTCGAGACTCGCCTCCTCGGGGAATGAGCGCATAAGCTACACCCTCGGAAAACACGCCAAAGTATATGTGCCGATCCCAGCCGACGGCTCTGGCTTGGGAAAAGTACATGTCAATTTACAAAATCGCACGGTGGAGTTCCAAGCCGTCTCGGAGGAAAGTGAACCCCTCCGTACCGGCGAAACAGTGCAGATCGTAGCAGTAAAAAACAGTGACACGGTTGCGGTCCGACGATTGGCCGCACCGGTGGAAGCATAATGAGGCACGTCCGGAAGCGTTAGCGCCCGGAGCAAATAGCAAAATATCAAGGGGGAAACGAAAAATGACAAACTTGATCCTTCTGGCACAAATGGCATCCGAAACGATGATCTGGCTGGCAATACTCGCCGCAGCAGTCGCGGCAATCTTCTTCATGATGATCATCATGCTGAAGACAAACTACAAACGTTGCTCCAGCAATCAGGTGCTGGTCATCTTTGGTAAGACCAAGCAAGGGCAGGCCGCCAAGACCGTACATGGTGGGGCGTCATTCGTCTGGCCCTTGTTTCAGGACTACGAATATCTGAGTCTTGAACCGATTCAAATTGAGATCCCCTTGCGGGGTGCCCTCTCGATCGAGAACATCCGTGTTAACGTGCCTAGTGTGTTCACCGTTGCCATTGGCACAGCTCCCGAGGTGATGACCAACGCCGCGATTCGGCTCTTGGGACTCTCGACGGCAGATATCCGCAAGCAGGCAGAAGAGATTATCTTCGGTCAACTTCGGCAGGTGGTCGCCTCGATGGGCATCGAGGACATCAACCGAGATCGTGACGCCTTCTTGCAGCACATTCAAAACTCAGTCGAGCCAGAACTCAAGAAGATCGGTCTCGTGCTGATCAATGTGAACATCACCGACATCACCGATGAGAGCGGCTACATCGACGCGATTGGCCAGAAGGCTGCCTCGCAGGCGATTCAGCAGGCTCGTGGTGATGTGGCCGACGAAGAGAAGCAAGGTGAAATCCGCGTGGCTCAGGCCAATCGTGAACGGGCGATTGAAGTGGCCAATGCGACCCGTGACCAGCAGATCGGCACCCGCGATGCCGAGCGCGAACAGGCTGTGCGAATCGCCGACATGGCCAAACTGCAGTCTGTGGGTGAGCAAGAGGCGGCCTACGAACGCGATATTCAGATTAAGAATGCCGAGCGCGAGATGCGTATCTCGGTCGCCCAGGCTAACGCCACCGCTGTCGAAGGGGAAAACCTCTCCGAGGCGAAAGTTGCCCAGTCACAAGCGACCTTGCTCACAGAGAAAGCTGATGCCTATCAACGGGGCGAATCCCGCAAACGCGAAGCCGAAGCTGCGGTGCTCGAAGTACAAAACCGCGCAATGGCTAAAGCGGCCCTGGCCGAGGCTGAAAAAATTGAAGCAGAGCAACGAGCCAAGCTCGAAGCCCCCGCCAAGGCACAAAAAGCGAGAACTGTGGTCGAGGCCGAGGCGGAAGCCGAGAAGCGTCGCCTGGAAGCAGTCGGTGAAGCATCGGCAATCTACGCCAAGCTCGAAGCCGAGGCCCGTGGCCAATACGAAATCTTGGCCAAGAAGGGCGAAGGCCTCAAGCAAATAGTCGCAGCCTGTGGCGGCGCGAAAGAAGCCTTCCAACTCATGATGCTCGAACACCTCGACACCCTTGCCGAAAGTTCCGCCAAAGCGATCTCGAACATCAAGTTCGACAAGGTCGTCGTTTGGGAAAACGGCGGCAGCAACGGCCGCTCGAACACCGCTGACTTCCTTCACAAGATGGCGGGGACCCTTCCTCCGATGATGCAAGTAATGCGCGACATCGGTGGTATTGAGATCCCTGAGAGTTTGGCGAAACTTGCCGGCGAAGGCGACATTAAAGAATCCTCGGAAAATGGTCACGTGTCGACGGTTGAATCATCGGCTGACGTTCCCCCCAAACGCAAGGGAGTCTAACATGCCCGGTACGTGCGGCGCACCCGTTGGCGTTAAGCGTGCGTATGCCACCAAACTTGCCCCGCAATTGGCAAAGGACTACGGCAAGTGCCGACGCTATACCCCCAATGAGGTTTTCGAATCTGCAAATCGAGCTGGGCTCGATATCGATTATATTTGTTGGGGATATGTGCTTTTTTGGGATCAGATGACATTTGAAGCACTCCACGACAGGATGGGCGAGACTTGTGACTACGCAGAGATGCATACCGAAATTGGTAGCGTGATGGCTGATGCTGCTGAGTGTGTGCGTTCCGCCAAACACATTTTCTTGCTGAGCTGCCGATAGGTCGTCGAGTTGGTTGCCTGGGTTGTTCGATTGGTCGATATTCGATCCGAGTGATTGGAGTTGGCCTGACCTGGGCGACTGGCTTGATTTCGATATATCCGATTGATCCAATCAGCCGACAAGCGTCGTCTTTCGCACAGTAAATGTAGCACTCCTTCTCAAGTTGTCCTCCAGGTTCGATCAGCCATTTTGTCGTACTTGCCTCCAGGCGATTGCGCCAGAGATCGGTAGTAGAGTATCCCTGTATATCTGAGGTGTCCGGGAATTGCACTCGATATATACAAGGGCAAAGCGAACTGTCATCCCGAGGTACTCCGAGGGATCTAGCCAGATTTCTCGGAGTACCTCGAAATGACAGTAAACGAATTCTCGGACCCCCTCATTGATCTATCCGTTTCCGCGGACTTCTCGGATTTATTGCTTCTAGACCAAAAAATCCTAATCTGCTGATCGAGAGTCCTCGTATGTTCTCTCAGTACGCTCCTTTTCTGGACGTTAGAGCATCTTGAGAAGAGGCACTTTCGTTCAACAGAGCCGCTGCGCTAACTGGCCACCTGATTCTCAACTTAAGGAAATCAAGAAATGAACTCCCGACTGATCCTTCCGACATTCGCTTTGGCATCGTTGTTGCTAAGCGTGGAATCTGTCACACAAGCAGCGGATCACCTCGACGCCCCCAATGTGATGGGTCTGGCCGATCGTGACATCAATGATCTGTACGCGTTCCAGTCGCCAACGAATTCCAATAACACGGTCTTGATCATGACGGTAAATCCTATCGCCGGTAATCCTGCCACGGGTTCAAACGCACCCTTTGGCGCCACAGTGAACTACGGGTTCCAGATTGACAACACTGGCGATGCTATCGCCGACGTAAGCTACACAACGACATTCACGGCTTCGGTAGGTGGAGTTCAAACACTCACCACTCTGCGTAATGGCGTACCATTTGCCACCGGCACGACCGGAATGAATATCACCGCGACCGGTGCCGGCGGGGGAACCGTGCGAGCAGATGTGTTTGACGATCCGTTCTTCTTCGATCTGAATGGGTTTAACAATGGCCTTGCCTTCACGGGCGACGACTTTTTCGCCGGCTTGAATACGAACGCGATTGTGTTGGAGGTTCCCAGTAGCGATTTGGGCGGCAACATTGGTGTTTGGGCTACCACCGAGGTTGGTGGAAATCAAGTCGACCGCATTGGTCGACCCGCCATCAATACTGTGCTAATTCCCTCGGCAAGAAAATCAGAGTTCAATATGGCCGATCCTGCTGATGATCCGACTGCTTTCGGCTCCGATGTCCAGGCAGCCATCGAAAGCCTGAATGGTGGCGATAGCACTCACGCGGCGACTTTGACAGGAATTCTTCTGCCGGACGTTCTCACCATTGATACGTCAGACGCCAGCGGATTCTTGAACGGGCGTCAGCTTGCGGACGATGTGATCGACGCCGAATTGACGTTGTTGACGAACAGCTCTTCTCCGATCGGTGACGGCGTAGCTGCCAACGACGTTGCATTTCCAGGTGTGTTCCCGTATTTGGCTGCCGCTAACGTGCCCGAGCCGGGGACCTTTGCACTGGGAGCATTAAGCTTGGCAGCGCTTGGCTTCCGCCGACGCGGTCGTTCCTAACACCAGAGAGTAGGTTTTTGCTAAGTAAGCGATCCCGCAGCGCTTAGCGCTGCGGGATTGTTTGCATCGTAGCTACGCTCAGTTTTCTCGATCAAGTCTGTCCCAACGAATATCGCCTAGAATTCAGGCATGGTAGGGTTAAGATCGTCGCCGTCCCCTGGCCTTGTGGTAAATATCAACCAATGAAGCGACAATACATTTCTTTCGCCTTCCGCTTGCTGAGTTGTTTCGTCATTGCAGGGAGCATTGGCGAATCTCCCGCTTCCGCCGCCGATGCCTATCTCCCCGCTAGCGACGACGAAGTGTTGGAGACACTTCCCAGCACATTGCTCTCCAGCCGCAGTGAGTTGTCATCGCTGCGGAGAAAACTAGCCGACAACCCTCGCGATGTTAACACAGCAGCTTCCGTAGCCTCTCTCTACATGCAGATGGGGAGCCAAGAGGGAGACCCTCGATACTTCGGCTATGCCCAGGCGGCCCTTGAGCCTTGGTGGGAAGTGAACAATCCACCCGCTGCAATTCTCAGACTGCGGGCAAAGCTCAAGGAAAAGGACCACCAATACGATCGGGCCCTCGACGATCTCAAAACCTTTCTGGAACATGAGCCCCAGGACATTCAGGCCTGGATTGAAGTTTCGAACATCTATCGTGTCCAAGGGAAGTACGACAAGTCCCAACAAGCGTGTGATCGGCTTGGTGAGTTTGCCGGTGACGTGGTCGCGAATGTCGGCCTTGTTCCTCTGCTGATCTCAA contains:
- a CDS encoding helix-turn-helix domain-containing protein → MKVFTTGQVAKICKVAPRTVSKWFDSGRLKGYRIPGSQDRRIPREYLIRFLKEHGMPLGDLEDEAMAKVLIVAQDQVLIENLKRELPAEKAFRTSTAASGFEAGIQAESFHPDCIIVDFSIGQVEALQICQNLRRSSDFAETILIALLPDDGTTASFDRSSINETFKKPFDAALLAERLRTLIGAKKELV
- a CDS encoding putative signal transducing protein is translated as MSSSANIPMKLIEVRTDTEAAIIVAALEREGIEAHISGEYTSGFRAEAPGWPTIVVRNTDFEHSQELLTKIKLPSDSTSNVSAENEDSHLNGLWTGLEIIAFIGTLGGIIYALISSI
- the moaC gene encoding cyclic pyranopterin monophosphate synthase MoaC; translated protein: MPDLTHFDEQGASRMVDIGEKPVTHRMARASGIVRMQAATRRLILDRQLAKGDVLEVARLAGIMAAKRTGDLIPLCHPLPLDAVSIAFSEVGEDALRIEATVEVTAKTGVEMEALMAVSVAALTVYDMCKSVDRAMRVECVQLEEKSGGRSGHFVRE
- the miaA gene encoding tRNA (adenosine(37)-N6)-dimethylallyltransferase MiaA is translated as MNEAQPIVDCWFLSGATAVGKTQVALSLARRIGAEIISLDSMAVYRGMDIGTAKPTPEEQAQVLHHLIDVVDPSEEFSIERYLELAQEAVAEIRSRGHEVLFVGGTPLYLKALLRGLSSGPPADWKVREQIAAEVEEVGNEVLHQRLEQLDPLAASQIHPHDTRRLIRALEVFRATGEPISHQQSHFDEGTPADECRVFVLRRSREEQHERINERVEQMLERGLIDEVKRLTSEGKTLGRTASQAVGYREVIDYLADDDYDSMVAKIKARTRRFAKRQGTWFRSLCECRFVNIEGDADAEEVSEQIAAV
- the hisE gene encoding phosphoribosyl-ATP diphosphatase — translated: MSHETRPLNRLEQTILARKDAPSEKSYTTQLLEGGIEKIGGKIIEEAAEVVEAAGEPGEEGCQHTIREAGDLLYHLLVLMACRGVSLAEVEAELARREGVSGLEEKASRKS
- the hisG gene encoding ATP phosphoribosyltransferase is translated as MTENLRIGVPSKGRLADISTALLLEAGLRFRRQDRSLFARVKEMPIDITFLRTDDIPVLCAEGAIDLGITGADLVAESGVELVERLNLGVGNCRLAVCVPTDGGIDSPKKLAGKRIASSFPNVTQSYLAKHGVSAHTVKLTGSVEVMIALGIADAIVDLVETGSTLAANRLRILDEIGTYETVLIQNPNTNHEALCDRVVRRLEGVVIARAYSLLEYNVPAAQLTDAERITPGYNSPTVNQLEDKSWYSVRAMVKRGEVIGIMEQLETLGATAILETSIANCRL
- a CDS encoding SHD1 domain-containing protein; the protein is MANSPRHRFWHSGILVHGSYVFACLSAFIFATSSTAAEYESRIWSDKSGKHEIKAKFIDLVDGQVRLERPNGDVSRIPLEKLSVADQDYVKNGAKSAQPHEPAAPAPQGLQVGDRVEAQHFGKWKLGVVTEIDYKWDDVEVRIDGDDDMDWTKDLDELRYPGTTQQPFLVKPASPASSLKTVRPDYDDMARLIADGTPADKIQADPHSDAGSAWKPRAVRLSGKSDFFEKPADFVVTASAEPLALILHGNHHGEALPRVEIVDLSSRKVVASGPAPPGTSKLVLSPSGTTIATAQSDLHGDDSSGQVDIWKLADKKISHLVSFVPYVMNTWPNLDPEWFAWLDDKRLFTVNSEGQLLLWNASDAKANYELMLDRGVKPLLTAGRRHLVVPTSAGVQFYDADSGDLLAVVGSGNFRNATLAFSPSGRQLAIASNEFIDVFDITTGETTRSFPCRGLGFRDELTWVDEDYLFSAGGLLINVPLRIIAWKFDIRNQLVKSFAGTHWMLLDNHAKKTQALVPFELPPPEALEAVKDLSDEDLLVVKPGDSISIDVQIPEDNLLAQDVQQSLEEALADANMKLVDDSPLKLVARTKTGETQKIRYRGFHDHFGKGELIDVVNRIYEMELLLNGAVIWKRESVHSAPYHLQLQEGESTRTAIDRVMKPSGANFKGRLPSFVVRPEYMEPLGKSNLSLGF